The proteins below come from a single Panicum hallii strain FIL2 chromosome 7, PHallii_v3.1, whole genome shotgun sequence genomic window:
- the LOC112900500 gene encoding uncharacterized abhydrolase domain-containing protein DDB_G0269086-like, producing the protein MAYMYTGLNDCCRIAWGTGADFTRAELESAVRVIIGEEFSPESLVLPSGVKALCEEQALRSLILAAMPTLDEGGLVVRPQSSEAPIGGSGPQPAPESLVSAPAGPPPGTAPEASEPRGPEQEATTPPQPEAAPEEETARPAAATEAPVAAPGAEAGPSPAELAAEGAVAAAEAASPRTAEAAETAAPEAAEVTSAAAPPAEEEELEVVLGRPLLPSTAEIPLPRLLARCQQAQEELEAGICREWEKLEAEHFRLFDWEHRLGDRIKSATARHAEERAKLVLERELLQEQLQEARDREAAALQQEKSATRREAVALARQITAEEKMLAATEKEQAALELANQAKKAAAAVEAHEATLAEVAATREAEVVSRLQELHKREETMEEELAAGTRRLQEREAALREREAKVEELLAERSASTDRISRWVGVVLDSTAKRLWDVEASIQDLLEMEGRVVARGMAEYILTSFRSNDPAIQLTPVLVGPLRAMAAAAQEGVQEAAEMVAARARCRPEPAQSGGASGTPAQ; encoded by the exons atggcttACATGTACACAGGGCTaaatgactgctgcaggatcgcatGGGGGACCGGCGCCGACTTCACCAGAGCGGAGCTGGAGTCGGCGGTCCGGGTGATTATTGGCGAGGAGTTCAgcccagagtccctggtcctcccgagcggggtcaaggccctgtgTGAGGAGCAGGCGCTCCGGTCATTAATCCTGGCGGCGATGCCGACCCtagacgagggcggcctggtggtccg GCCCCAATCTTCTGAGGCACCAATCggggggtccggcccccagccagcgccggagtCCTTGGTGTCGGCTCCAGCAGGGCCCCCGCCTGGGACCGCTCCGGAAGCCTCCGAACCTAGGGGTCCGGAGCAGGAGGCCACCACACCGCCACAACCCGAAGCCGCCCCCGAGGAGGAGACAGCCAGGCCCGCAGCAGCGACCGAGGCGCCTGTAGCCGCGCCGGGCGCCGAGGCCGGGCCCTCTCCAGCTGAGCTAGCAGCAGAGGGGGCCGTTGCCGCAGCGGAGGCTGCATCGCCGAGGACAGCGGAGGCGGCTGAGACAGCGGCACCGGAGGCTGCCGAGGTTACCAgtgccgccgccccgccagcagaggaggaggaactgGAGGTGGTGCTAGGAAGGCccctcctcccgagcacagcggagatCCCCCTCCCCCGGCTCCTAGCCAGATGCCAGCAGGctcaggaggagctggaggctggTATTTGTcgagagtgggagaagctggaagCGGAGCACTTCCGGCTTTTCGACTGGGAGcaccgcctgggggaccgcatcaagtcCGCCACTGCCCGTCACGCTgaagagcgcgccaagctcgtactggagcgcgagctcctgcaaGAGCAGCTGCAGGAGGCACGCGACCGGGAGGCAGCAGCGCTCCAGCAGGAGAAGTCGGCCACACGGCGGGAAGCGGTAGCCCTTGCGCGGCAGATCacggcggaggagaagatgcTGGCGGCGACCGAGAAGGAGCAGGCCGCCCTGGAGCTGGCCAACCAGGCCAAGAAGGCGGCGGCAGCGGTCGAGGCGCACGAGGCCACCCTCGCAGAGGTGGCGGCAACCCGTGAAGCAGAGGTGGTGTCCCGGCTCCAAGAACTCCATAAGCGGGAAGAAaccatggaggaggagctggcagccgggacacggaggctccaggagcggGAAGCAGCCCTccgggagagggaggccaaggtggaggagctcCTGGCAGAGCGGAGCGCCAGCACCGACCGGATCTCAAGATGGGTCGGCgtg GtcctggactccaccgccaagCGGCTGTGGGACGTGGAGGCCAGCatccaggacctcctggagatgGAAGGGCGTGTAGTTGCTCGggggatggcggagtacatccttacCAGCTTCCGGAGCAATGACCCCGCCATCCAGCTGACTCCAGTCCTGGTCGGACCTCTCCGGGCAATGGCAGCCGCTGCGCAggaaggagtccaggaggcGGCTGAGATGGTGGCAGCACGCGCCCGATGTCGCCCGGAGCCTGCACAGAGCGGGGGTGCCTCCGGGACACCAGCTCAATAG